Proteins from a genomic interval of Leishmania braziliensis MHOM/BR/75/M2904 complete genome, chromosome 24:
- a CDS encoding putative IgE-dependent histamine-releasing factor codes for MKIFKDVLTGAEVVCDNDRPFEVEGDIVYVVVGRYIDVGGEDYGISANVDEDAAEGATGDVAEGKERVVDVVHNNRYTETSYDKASYMAHIRGYMKQLLEKIEDEAEKKAFQANAAAFVKKVLKDIDDYQFFIPEGNDEDPDNGMIVLCRWDGETPKFYFWKDGLKGERV; via the coding sequence ATGAAGATCTTCAAGGACGTGCTGACCGGCGCCGAGGTTGTGTGCGACAACGACCGCCCGTTCGAGGTGGAGGGCGACATCGTGTACGTGGTGGTCGGCCGCTACATCGACGTTGGTGGCGAGGACTACGGTATCTCTGCCAACGTGGACGAGGACGCTGCGGAGGGCGCGACGGGCGATGTTGCGGAGGGCAAGGAGCGCGTGGTGGATGTGGTGCACAACAACCGGTACACCGAGACGTCGTACGACAAGGCGTCGTACATGGCGCACATCCGCGGCTAcatgaagcagctgctggagaagatcgaggacgaggcggagaagaaggcgtTCCAGGCGAATGCTGCGGCGTTCGTGAAGAAGGTGCTGAAGGACATCGACGACTACCAGTTCTTCATCCCGGAGGGCAATGACGAGGACCCGGACAACGGCATGATCGTGCTGTGCCGCTGGGATGGCGAGACGCCGAAGTTCTACTTCTGGAAGGACGGGCTGAAGGGCGAGCGCGTCTAG